The following coding sequences are from one Acidobacteriota bacterium window:
- a CDS encoding VCBS repeat-containing protein, translating into MPDTSSPKHAEAVRSFYVGLAALDVGDDRRARSELEKATQTAPGEPAAWNNLAVLQLRQRDLEGARTSIDQASKLAPENAVVTLNSATVALQQGDSAKASAELEKAGSLAPDDLAPIYLLADLREREAGIAEALQLYSKIAEKAPENLAARIEVARLEARSGDTESLKNTFAAIERSSSKLSPEGSQQLAELRSAVESGNTQAAAAAVSFLRNVLLREPWFRQAIAEFKPSETTIGTPLYTPLKLAAPNFSPAEPDREITFTAEPLGSEVFAFALPIYLNADGETKIARAAGEKFFVGEQAIETQVNRADQIAQFDFDFDFRNDLAFASSSGLKIFKQGEDGTFADVTVATKLSSSILSRSYDGVWPLDVEHDGDLDLIAAATEGPTVVLQNNGDGTFTAVETFAGVAGVRQFAYADIDEDGDADALLLTKDGKLRVFLNDRGGKFVEAEIPDVSGVQAFAVGDVGGSGRLEVIAASSILHRISKNLERSRWEALEINVAELGDVCPGTSAVGSECSVFVGDIDNNGGNDVVISTAGTTRIASFGPGGGGMLLGQPLKIQAFAVRDQNGDGKLDIVGIGPDGIPAVLRNQSSKNYRWQIFRPRAGKTEGDQRVNSFGIGGEMEVRTGIRTQKQLITAPVVHFGLGEAPNADVLRIVWNNGFVQAEFDLASDQAIAAEQRLKGSCPHLFAWNGESFEMVKDAPPWSPALGLKINAQDTFGIIQTEEWFKIPGSSIKPKDGHYELRITGEYWESFYLDHYRLIAVDHPENVEVYTDERFAVPPPPLQVFTFDEPKSFLAATDHNGRDVAEYVLAVDENYLDGIKRGKFQGVAEDHWVELTLPEDAPTDKKLTLVADGWLYPTDASINVQLGQSSHAPPRSLSIEVPDSNGGWQTAKENLGFPAGKMKTVLIELPEGHRRFRLRTSMEIYWDRLAWSTAAATNENRTHELALGTAELRYRGFSVIDKPNASSPEKPIYDQILTTGQRWRDLEGYYTRFGDVKELLTGVDGRLVLMNAGDELVLKFPALPAPPAGFKRDFVIVGNGWIKDGDLNSVFSRTLLPLPSRETSDYSTPPGRLEDDPVFKRFREDWINFHTRYVAPDGFRSKVRNP; encoded by the coding sequence TTGCCTGACACATCGTCGCCGAAGCACGCGGAAGCCGTCCGAAGTTTCTATGTCGGCTTGGCAGCGCTCGACGTCGGCGATGACCGCCGTGCACGATCGGAACTCGAGAAAGCTACCCAAACTGCTCCGGGCGAACCTGCGGCGTGGAACAACCTCGCTGTCCTCCAGCTTCGACAGCGCGATCTGGAAGGTGCAAGAACCTCCATCGATCAGGCTTCAAAGCTCGCCCCTGAAAACGCCGTTGTCACGCTCAACTCAGCTACGGTAGCACTGCAGCAGGGCGACAGCGCCAAAGCATCTGCAGAACTCGAAAAGGCCGGCTCGCTGGCGCCCGATGACCTGGCACCGATCTATTTGCTCGCCGATCTTCGCGAACGGGAGGCGGGAATAGCCGAGGCACTTCAACTTTATTCGAAGATCGCCGAGAAGGCTCCGGAGAATCTTGCCGCCCGCATCGAGGTCGCCCGGCTTGAGGCCAGAAGCGGCGATACGGAAAGCCTGAAAAATACCTTCGCCGCGATCGAACGGTCCTCATCAAAACTTTCACCCGAGGGCTCTCAGCAGCTTGCTGAACTCCGCTCGGCCGTCGAAAGCGGAAACACGCAAGCGGCCGCGGCAGCCGTTTCATTTCTCCGCAATGTCCTGCTCCGCGAGCCGTGGTTCAGGCAGGCGATCGCCGAATTCAAGCCATCGGAAACGACGATCGGCACGCCGCTCTACACGCCGCTGAAGCTCGCGGCGCCCAATTTCAGCCCCGCCGAGCCCGACCGCGAGATAACCTTTACCGCCGAGCCGCTTGGCAGTGAGGTTTTCGCTTTTGCTTTGCCGATATATTTGAACGCTGACGGAGAAACCAAGATCGCTCGTGCGGCCGGCGAGAAGTTCTTCGTCGGCGAACAGGCGATAGAAACTCAAGTGAACAGGGCCGATCAGATCGCTCAGTTCGACTTCGATTTCGACTTTCGCAATGACCTCGCCTTTGCCTCATCGTCGGGACTGAAAATATTCAAACAAGGCGAAGACGGAACCTTCGCGGACGTGACCGTTGCCACGAAACTCAGTAGTTCGATTCTCAGCCGTTCGTATGACGGCGTTTGGCCGCTCGACGTTGAGCACGACGGCGACCTCGATCTCATCGCGGCGGCCACCGAAGGCCCGACGGTCGTTTTGCAAAACAACGGCGACGGAACATTTACTGCCGTCGAAACTTTTGCGGGCGTGGCCGGTGTTCGGCAATTTGCATATGCAGATATCGACGAGGATGGCGACGCTGACGCGCTCCTGTTAACGAAGGACGGCAAACTTCGGGTATTCCTTAACGACCGCGGCGGGAAGTTCGTTGAGGCTGAAATTCCTGATGTTTCCGGAGTCCAAGCATTCGCCGTTGGCGATGTCGGCGGAAGCGGCCGGCTTGAGGTCATCGCCGCCTCGTCAATACTCCATCGCATTTCGAAGAACCTGGAGCGATCCAGATGGGAAGCTTTAGAGATAAACGTCGCCGAACTCGGCGATGTTTGTCCGGGAACATCCGCAGTCGGGTCTGAATGCTCCGTCTTCGTTGGCGATATCGACAACAATGGCGGGAACGATGTCGTAATCTCCACCGCCGGAACCACTCGGATCGCCTCATTCGGCCCGGGCGGAGGCGGAATGCTCCTGGGCCAGCCGCTCAAGATCCAAGCGTTCGCCGTCCGTGACCAAAACGGCGATGGAAAGCTTGATATAGTCGGGATCGGCCCTGATGGAATTCCGGCCGTTCTCAGGAATCAGAGCAGTAAGAACTACCGCTGGCAGATATTTCGCCCGCGGGCCGGTAAGACCGAAGGCGATCAGCGTGTCAATTCGTTCGGCATAGGCGGCGAAATGGAGGTCCGCACCGGCATCCGGACGCAGAAGCAACTCATCACCGCTCCGGTCGTTCATTTCGGGCTCGGGGAAGCACCGAATGCCGATGTTCTGCGCATCGTCTGGAATAACGGTTTCGTTCAGGCCGAGTTCGACCTCGCGAGCGACCAGGCCATCGCCGCCGAGCAGCGGCTAAAGGGCTCGTGCCCGCATCTTTTTGCCTGGAACGGCGAAAGTTTTGAGATGGTAAAAGACGCCCCGCCCTGGAGCCCCGCACTCGGCCTGAAGATCAACGCGCAGGACACCTTCGGGATAATCCAGACCGAGGAGTGGTTCAAGATCCCGGGCAGTTCGATTAAGCCGAAAGATGGCCATTACGAACTCCGCATCACAGGCGAATATTGGGAGTCGTTCTACCTCGATCATTACAGACTGATTGCCGTCGATCACCCCGAAAACGTTGAGGTTTATACCGATGAGCGGTTTGCCGTTCCGCCTCCGCCGCTTCAGGTCTTTACATTCGACGAACCGAAGTCCTTTCTCGCGGCTACCGACCACAACGGACGCGATGTTGCCGAATACGTACTCGCCGTCGATGAGAATTATCTCGACGGGATCAAACGCGGCAAATTCCAAGGCGTCGCGGAAGATCATTGGGTCGAGCTAACGCTGCCCGAGGATGCGCCGACGGACAAGAAACTGACGCTCGTCGCCGACGGCTGGCTTTACCCGACGGACGCTTCGATAAACGTCCAGCTTGGGCAGAGTTCGCACGCTCCGCCACGAAGCCTTAGCATCGAAGTTCCCGATAGCAACGGCGGCTGGCAAACCGCGAAAGAAAATCTCGGCTTCCCTGCCGGAAAGATGAAAACGGTGCTGATCGAACTGCCCGAGGGACATCGGCGTTTCCGCCTTCGGACGAGCATGGAAATCTATTGGGACCGCCTTGCGTGGTCAACTGCCGCCGCGACGAATGAAAATCGAACGCACGAACTCGCCCTCGGCACTGCAGAACTGAGATATCGCGGGTTTTCGGTAATTGATAAGCCGAATGCCTCGTCGCCCGAGAAGCCGATCTACGATCAGATCCTGACGACCGGCCAACGCTGGCGCGACCTTGAGGGCTATTACACCCGCTTTGGCGACGTCAAGGAATTGCTGACGGGCGTCGATGGCCGTTTAGTGCTTATGAATGCGGGCGATGAACTCGTGCTCAAGTTTCCGGCTTTGCCCGCTCCGCCGGCGGGATTTAAGCGTGATTTTGTCATCGTCGGAAACGGCTGGATCAAGGACGGCGATCTCAACTCGGTCTTTTCGCGGACGCTGCTGCCGCTTCCGAGCCGCGAAACGAGCGACTATTCAACGCCGCCGGGCCGGCTTGAGGACGATCCCGTTTTCAAGCGCTTCCGAGAAGACTGGATCAATTTTCACACGCGCTATGTCGCTCCGGATGGATTTCGCTCAAAGGTAAGAAATCCGTAA